The following proteins are encoded in a genomic region of Petrotoga sp. 9PWA.NaAc.5.4:
- a CDS encoding iron ABC transporter permease, which yields MNVKNPRKILWLLGFLLLLTFIMSLFVGRYSISFTEVANTIKNILLNNETAKSNDWLVFYHIRLPRILLVTIVGAVLSITGATYQSVFRNPLASATILGVSAGSAFGVALAILISFSMFGTYLLSFIFGLIAVSFTFFISLWSKVKGITILVLAGMAVSSFFNASVSLIQYLADPYEKLPNIVFWLMGSFNRAGWREVYIAVITMIPGLVILIILRWYLNVMSMGEEEAISMGINVNRMRIFLIIVSTIMVAPTVAVAGQISWIGLVTPHIARYLIGANHRYMLPASGILGSILLLIMDNIARTITTSEVPISIVTAFIGAPFFVYLLVKKRESGWDQ from the coding sequence ATGAATGTGAAGAACCCAAGAAAAATTTTATGGTTATTAGGTTTTTTATTATTACTTACTTTTATAATGTCTCTTTTTGTTGGAAGATACTCGATATCTTTTACCGAAGTAGCAAATACGATTAAAAATATTCTTTTAAACAACGAAACCGCAAAAAGTAATGATTGGTTAGTTTTTTATCACATTCGTCTGCCACGAATTCTTTTGGTCACAATCGTGGGAGCTGTGTTATCAATCACAGGAGCCACTTATCAAAGTGTTTTTAGAAATCCTTTGGCATCTGCCACCATCTTAGGTGTTTCTGCCGGCTCAGCTTTTGGAGTGGCTTTAGCAATTTTAATTAGTTTTAGTATGTTTGGCACCTATTTATTATCATTTATATTTGGTTTAATAGCAGTTTCATTTACTTTTTTTATCTCTCTTTGGAGTAAGGTAAAAGGTATCACCATTCTTGTCTTAGCTGGAATGGCAGTTAGTTCATTTTTTAATGCATCAGTTTCTTTAATACAATATTTGGCTGATCCTTATGAAAAATTACCAAACATTGTGTTTTGGTTAATGGGAAGTTTTAACAGAGCTGGATGGAGAGAAGTCTATATTGCTGTTATTACTATGATACCAGGATTAGTTATTCTTATTATTCTAAGATGGTATTTGAATGTAATGTCAATGGGTGAAGAAGAAGCCATATCAATGGGAATAAATGTTAATAGAATGCGGATTTTTTTGATAATTGTAAGTACTATCATGGTTGCCCCAACTGTTGCAGTTGCAGGACAAATTAGTTGGATAGGTTTGGTTACCCCACATATTGCAAGATATTTAATAGGTGCAAATCATAGATATATGTTGCCAGCTTCTGGTATATTAGGCTCGATACTTTTATTAATAATGGATAACATTGCACGAACTATAACGACTTCAGAAGTCCCAATAAGTATTGTTACTGCTTTTATAGGAGCCCCATTTTTTGTCTATCTTTTAGTTAAAAAAAGAGAAAGCGGGTGGGATCAATGA
- a CDS encoding type II secretion system protein, which translates to MKGKKLKEGFTLIEVLLVLGIIAILTSIAVPSVKGIINQAQATKIVTDMKNVQVALMNYYIYNNDFSNLSIPKLIDEGYLDTAPANNIGLSNGSLREIKITYTGLTIPATNLRRIDNSIMVEGDNAYLTVSF; encoded by the coding sequence ATGAAGGGGAAAAAACTTAAAGAAGGTTTCACCTTAATAGAAGTTTTACTCGTTTTAGGAATTATAGCAATTCTTACAAGCATTGCTGTGCCATCTGTAAAAGGAATTATTAATCAAGCTCAGGCAACAAAAATTGTTACAGATATGAAGAATGTACAAGTAGCTTTAATGAATTATTATATTTATAACAATGACTTTTCAAATTTAAGCATACCCAAATTAATTGATGAAGGATATTTAGATACCGCTCCAGCAAATAATATAGGATTATCAAACGGATCATTAAGAGAAATAAAAATAACATATACAGGGCTTACTATTCCTGCAACTAACTTGCGAAGAATTGATAATTCTATTATGGTTGAAGGGGATAATGCTTATTTAACAGTTTCTTTCTAA
- a CDS encoding ABC transporter substrate-binding protein has protein sequence MKKLYISFFINSLLILSTLFFAESITLIDMMGREIEVPAKIDRIVAAYKPATQFIFALNAQEKLVGVDDGSFTEKLFIALYPKITELPKVGSKKNGINIETVASLHPDIVILFPHNQAEETAAILEKINISTIIINPESLEEIRETNLLLGEVLGLQEKSNIIDQKFEYILNLLERTKSLPKEKRKVVYFANSELLDTVGKGMLQNDLIEWAGGINPVAESKSGFVKISPEQLIAWNPEVIVTSQLFQGDISALLNEKKYQGIKAFQNNEIYRFPSKLEPWDFPNPSSYLAMLWLAMKLYPDLFTDVDFIEIADDFYYTLYGLNYTDLLNIIEN, from the coding sequence ATGAAAAAGCTTTATATTTCATTCTTCATTAACTCACTTCTAATTCTGTCAACTCTATTTTTTGCAGAATCTATAACTTTAATAGACATGATGGGAAGAGAAATTGAAGTCCCTGCTAAAATTGATAGAATAGTAGCTGCTTACAAACCGGCTACACAATTCATTTTTGCCTTAAATGCTCAAGAAAAGCTTGTTGGTGTAGACGATGGTTCTTTTACAGAAAAGTTATTCATTGCTTTGTATCCAAAGATAACAGAGTTACCAAAAGTAGGTTCAAAAAAGAACGGAATAAACATAGAGACTGTAGCTTCTTTACACCCAGATATAGTTATTCTTTTTCCCCATAATCAAGCTGAAGAAACTGCAGCTATATTAGAAAAAATAAATATTTCTACTATAATTATTAATCCAGAAAGTCTTGAAGAGATTCGAGAAACGAATTTGCTATTGGGCGAAGTTTTAGGCCTTCAGGAAAAATCTAATATTATCGACCAAAAGTTTGAGTATATTTTGAATTTATTAGAAAGAACAAAGTCTTTACCTAAAGAAAAAAGAAAAGTTGTTTATTTCGCAAATTCTGAACTTTTAGATACCGTAGGAAAAGGAATGCTTCAAAACGATCTAATAGAGTGGGCTGGGGGTATTAATCCCGTCGCAGAAAGCAAAAGCGGTTTTGTAAAGATATCTCCCGAACAGCTAATAGCTTGGAATCCTGAAGTAATAGTTACTTCACAGCTTTTTCAAGGAGATATATCTGCTTTATTAAATGAAAAAAAATATCAAGGCATTAAGGCATTTCAAAACAATGAAATATACCGTTTCCCTTCAAAACTTGAACCATGGGATTTCCCAAATCCCTCTTCATATTTAGCCATGCTTTGGTTAGCAATGAAATTATATCCTGACTTATTCACCGACGTCGACTTTATAGAAATAGCAGACGATTTTTACTACACACTATACGGATTGAATTATACCGATCTCTTAAACATTATTGAAAACTAA